One Brachionichthys hirsutus isolate HB-005 unplaced genomic scaffold, CSIRO-AGI_Bhir_v1 contig_882, whole genome shotgun sequence genomic window carries:
- the LOC137913620 gene encoding large ribosomal subunit protein mL62-like, whose amino-acid sequence MLFQDSQIHIPVDRLTVSYSRSSGPGGQHVNKASTKAEVRFHLHTADWIPEDVRQKIREKNGNRINKAGELLVASELSRSQQRNLSDCIQKISAIVAEASRKPHENTAEDVALRDYRLEQRSKERLKQKKIHSVIKRSRRGDFD is encoded by the exons atgcttTTCCAGGATTCCCAGATTCACATTCCAGTGG ACCGTCTGACAGTGTCTTACAGCAGAAGCAGTGGCCCCGGCGGTCAGCACGTCAATAAAG CCAGCACAAAAGCAGAGGTCCGTTTCCATCTGCACACGGCAGACTGGATCCCGGAAGATGTTCGACAGAAAATCCGTGAAAAG AACGGAAACCGCATTAATAAGGCCGGGGAGCTGCTGGTTGCCTCAGAGCTGAGCCGGAGTCAGCAGAGGAACCTGTCTGATTGCATCCAGAAGATTTCTGCAATCGTCGCCGAGGCCAGCAGAAAGCCGCACGAAAATACGGCAGAAGATGTAGCTCTCAGGGACTACAG GTTGGAGCAGAGGAGCAAGGAGCGACTCAAACAGAAGAAGATCCATTCAGTTATCAAGAGGAGTAGACGAGGggattttgattga